One Actinomadura viridis genomic region harbors:
- a CDS encoding methyltransferase domain-containing protein codes for MPSVADRLTELVSGLEASGDLEPEWRDAFRAVPRHLFIPATVWTEVGGDLVPLRRADERERWLDLCYADDFVATQVDDGRPPVPGAVGVEITSSSSRPGVVALMLAALDAEPGMKVLEIGTGTGWNAALLAERLGAECVTTVEVDARVAEHARRTLRETGHRVSAITGDGVLGHGPGAPYDRVIATVGVQRVPYAWVEQTRPGGRIVVPWQTDFHNGALLALNVPGDGSAVGRVVGDVAFLPLRAQRGKRASLIRDAHVVGRARRSATALHPYDVIGEYDASLAIGLKVRRCKRIVEHHPEEGEYTVWLIDPWSGSWASLRHVPDADRFEVRQLGFRSLWDEVEAAYRWWVGLGSPVAPRWGLTVGAGGQRVWLDSPGNLVA; via the coding sequence GTGCCGTCGGTCGCCGACCGCCTGACGGAGCTCGTCTCCGGTCTGGAGGCGTCCGGAGACCTGGAGCCTGAGTGGCGGGACGCCTTCCGGGCCGTTCCCCGGCACCTGTTCATTCCCGCCACGGTGTGGACCGAGGTCGGCGGCGACCTCGTGCCGCTCCGCCGGGCGGACGAACGGGAGAGGTGGCTGGACCTCTGCTACGCCGACGACTTCGTGGCGACCCAGGTGGACGACGGCCGGCCGCCGGTACCGGGGGCCGTGGGCGTGGAGATCACCAGTTCGTCCAGCAGGCCCGGCGTGGTGGCCCTCATGCTCGCCGCGCTCGACGCCGAGCCGGGAATGAAGGTTCTGGAGATCGGCACGGGGACGGGCTGGAACGCCGCTCTCCTCGCCGAACGTCTGGGCGCGGAGTGCGTCACCACGGTCGAGGTCGATGCGCGGGTGGCGGAGCACGCGCGCCGAACACTGAGGGAGACGGGCCACAGGGTCTCGGCGATCACTGGGGACGGGGTCCTGGGCCATGGGCCCGGCGCCCCGTACGACCGGGTCATCGCGACCGTGGGCGTGCAACGCGTGCCCTACGCGTGGGTGGAGCAGACCCGTCCGGGCGGCCGGATCGTGGTGCCGTGGCAGACCGACTTCCACAACGGCGCGCTGCTCGCCCTGAACGTGCCCGGCGACGGGTCCGCGGTGGGACGTGTCGTCGGCGATGTGGCGTTCCTGCCTTTGCGAGCTCAGCGAGGGAAACGCGCCTCGCTGATCCGCGACGCGCACGTGGTGGGCCGGGCGCGCAGATCCGCTACGGCCCTGCACCCGTACGACGTGATCGGCGAATACGACGCCTCCCTCGCCATCGGGCTGAAGGTACGGCGCTGCAAGCGCATCGTGGAACATCACCCTGAGGAAGGCGAGTACACGGTGTGGCTCATCGACCCCTGGTCGGGTTCATGGGCGAGCCTCCGCCACGTCCCGGACGCGGATCGCTTCGAGGTGAGGCAGCTCGGATTCCGCAGCCTGTGGGACGAGGTGGAGGCGGCCTATCGGTGGTGGGTGGGCTTGGGGAGCCCCGTGGCCCCGCGCTGGGGCCTCACGGTGGGGGCCGGAGGGCAACGGGTCTGGCTCGATTCGCCGGGGAACCTCGTCGCCTGA
- a CDS encoding helix-turn-helix domain-containing protein — MNLSERLQSVRKRAGLTQRELAGLSGVSISLIRKLEQGEREDTRLETLRKLAMGLQVPTSVLIAGRRDQGETVQEWEALRDSLLGKHEQSEDPPTLEGVGRAVAAAEPLFTDNKYADLGILLPSLVRDADALGMPGRRVRSRVMHLAGLVLISTRQFDAAEIALRRAFDDATGRLEEAAIVNTRCWLLMRQGDLPGTLALASRWADDIEPRISRATQEELAAWGGLLLRVSTAASRNNEPGKAEDALRLAQAAAVILRIEWAPPSDPLRTFGPIAVATRRIENHMVEDRPDRVLALSEKIPRTGPRARASSRNRHRLDVAKANVSLKRYGDAFEILQEVRAVSPEWIAHQRMARDVLGRIVRKRRSLTPEMREMADYIGLDY; from the coding sequence ATGAACCTCTCGGAGCGTCTCCAGAGCGTGCGTAAAAGGGCGGGTTTGACGCAGCGTGAGCTGGCCGGGCTGTCCGGGGTCTCAATTTCCTTGATCCGTAAGCTTGAACAGGGTGAACGTGAGGACACTCGGCTGGAGACGCTCCGCAAGCTGGCCATGGGCCTCCAGGTGCCCACTTCCGTCTTGATCGCTGGGCGGCGGGACCAAGGAGAAACCGTGCAGGAATGGGAGGCCCTGCGGGACTCCCTGCTCGGCAAGCACGAACAATCCGAAGATCCACCCACTCTGGAGGGTGTTGGCCGGGCCGTGGCAGCGGCGGAACCGCTCTTCACTGACAACAAGTACGCCGATCTCGGCATCCTGCTCCCTTCGCTGGTGCGGGACGCCGACGCCTTGGGCATGCCCGGACGGCGGGTTCGTTCGCGGGTGATGCATCTCGCTGGCCTGGTTCTGATTTCAACGCGCCAGTTCGACGCTGCGGAGATCGCCCTGCGCAGGGCATTCGATGACGCGACCGGAAGGCTCGAAGAGGCGGCGATCGTCAATACCCGCTGCTGGCTCCTGATGCGCCAGGGGGATCTGCCCGGCACACTGGCCCTGGCCTCACGCTGGGCGGACGACATCGAGCCGCGTATTTCACGCGCGACCCAGGAGGAACTGGCCGCCTGGGGTGGCCTGCTGCTGCGGGTGTCCACGGCGGCCTCGCGTAACAACGAGCCAGGGAAAGCCGAGGACGCTCTGAGGCTCGCTCAGGCCGCCGCGGTGATCCTGAGGATCGAGTGGGCCCCTCCGTCCGACCCGCTCAGGACCTTCGGGCCGATCGCCGTGGCGACACGGAGGATCGAGAATCACATGGTCGAGGACCGGCCCGACCGGGTGCTGGCGCTGTCGGAGAAGATCCCCAGGACCGGCCCCAGGGCCCGTGCGTCCAGCCGGAACCGCCATCGCCTCGATGTGGCGAAAGCGAATGTCAGCCTCAAGCGCTATGGCGACGCGTTCGAGATCTTGCAGGAAGTCCGTGCGGTCAGTCCGGAATGGATCGCTCATCAGCGCATGGCGCGCGATGTTCTCGGCCGTATCGTCAGGAAACGTCGCAGCCTCACGCCCGAGATGAGAGAAATGGCCGATTATATCGGTCTCGATTATTGA
- a CDS encoding ABC transporter ATP-binding protein: protein MTELRLDKVSRWYGNVVAVNGVSMSIGPGVTGLLGPNGAGKSTLIHMMGGFLAPSSGTVTLDGVPVWRNPGVYRSLGLVPERESAYDFLTGEQFILAMAKLHKLPEPGAAAKRAIGLVEMDYAADRPIGNYSKGMKQRIKMASALVHDPPALLLDEPFNGMDPRQRLQLMDLIRRMAAEGRTILFSSHILEEVERLAGHIEVIVAGRHAASGDFRRIRRLMTDRPHLFLVRSGDDRRLAAAIIADGSARSVQLTDKGLRVEAVDFQRFTWLLPRVARDAGVRLWEVSPSDESLESVFSYLVAR from the coding sequence GTGACAGAACTGCGGTTGGACAAGGTCTCCCGCTGGTACGGGAACGTGGTCGCCGTCAACGGCGTGTCCATGAGCATCGGGCCCGGCGTGACCGGCCTGCTGGGGCCGAACGGTGCGGGCAAGTCGACCCTCATCCACATGATGGGCGGCTTCCTGGCGCCTTCCTCGGGCACCGTGACGCTGGACGGGGTGCCGGTCTGGCGCAACCCCGGCGTCTACCGGAGCCTGGGTCTGGTCCCCGAACGCGAGAGCGCCTACGACTTCCTCACCGGCGAGCAGTTCATCCTCGCGATGGCCAAGCTGCACAAGCTGCCCGAGCCGGGGGCCGCCGCCAAGCGCGCGATCGGGCTGGTGGAGATGGACTACGCCGCCGACCGGCCGATCGGCAACTACTCCAAGGGCATGAAGCAGCGCATCAAGATGGCCTCGGCGCTGGTGCACGACCCGCCGGCGCTGCTGCTGGACGAGCCGTTCAACGGGATGGACCCGCGGCAGCGGCTCCAGCTCATGGATTTGATCCGGCGGATGGCGGCGGAGGGCCGCACGATCCTGTTCAGCTCGCACATCCTCGAAGAGGTCGAGCGGCTGGCCGGGCACATCGAGGTGATCGTGGCGGGCCGGCACGCGGCCTCCGGTGACTTCCGGCGGATCCGGCGGCTGATGACCGACCGTCCGCACCTGTTCCTGGTCCGGTCGGGCGACGACCGGCGGCTGGCCGCCGCGATCATCGCGGACGGTTCGGCGCGCAGCGTCCAGCTGACCGACAAGGGGCTGCGGGTCGAGGCGGTGGACTTCCAGCGCTTCACCTGGCTGCTGCCCCGGGTCGCCCGGGACGCGGGCGTCCGGCTGTGGGAGGTCTCCCCGTCCGACGAGTCCCTGGAAAGCGTCTTCTCCTACCTGGTGGCCAGATGA
- a CDS encoding ABC transporter permease: MNPTIAMITFRSMLGRRRALLLLALPALLVVLAVALRVTGSNDLDVSAGVLQRFGLATLLPLLALIAGTGVIGPEIDDGQIMYVLTKPIPRQVVVLTKLAVAVVLVAAFAAVPTLMAGLLMSGTTEGMAVAFTAGVLVGGIAYSAVFVALAVVSRNAVTIGLLYALVWETLLGNFAPGAKSASIQQWALSVTDALTGASPVASTVDLAVAVPLLLAVTLAGTALAVVRLRSLSVASAE, translated from the coding sequence ATGAACCCCACGATCGCGATGATCACGTTCCGGTCGATGCTCGGCCGGCGGCGCGCGCTGCTCCTGCTGGCGCTCCCGGCCCTGCTGGTGGTGCTGGCGGTGGCGCTGCGGGTGACCGGGAGCAACGACCTGGACGTGTCGGCCGGGGTGCTGCAGCGGTTCGGGCTGGCGACGCTGCTGCCGCTGCTGGCGCTGATCGCCGGCACCGGCGTGATCGGCCCGGAGATCGACGACGGCCAGATCATGTACGTCCTCACCAAGCCCATCCCGCGCCAGGTGGTGGTGCTGACCAAGCTCGCGGTCGCGGTCGTCCTGGTCGCCGCGTTCGCGGCCGTGCCGACGCTGATGGCGGGGCTGCTGATGTCCGGGACGACCGAGGGCATGGCCGTGGCGTTCACCGCGGGCGTCCTGGTGGGCGGGATCGCCTACAGCGCGGTCTTCGTCGCGCTGGCCGTGGTCAGCCGGAACGCCGTCACGATCGGCCTGCTGTACGCGCTGGTCTGGGAGACGCTGCTGGGCAACTTCGCGCCCGGCGCCAAGTCGGCCTCCATCCAGCAGTGGGCGCTGTCGGTCACCGACGCCCTGACCGGTGCGTCCCCGGTCGCCTCCACCGTCGACCTGGCCGTGGCGGTCCCGCTGCTGCTCGCGGTCACCCTCGCCGGGACCGCCCTGGCCGTCGTCCGCCTCCGTTCGCTCTCGGTCGCCAGCGCCGAGTGA
- a CDS encoding DUF4132 domain-containing protein, whose protein sequence is MSDISAPLVPEAPESSLPELLVNPPWVRFPPGQEPPVLKLKAPKEPTAVAWAPGQREKWLDAPYERNYWERLPEDTDWEEAAGTFSSGRALTELQVAERRPLIVGLIMQAPLHLGEALLADERYRADFGDWRMGYVLMGAVARHGLAAYPAAMHRAGNERVFSGLEPFVDTDVAQLMIKHFGVYPNRDRAADWFRQHGTAAARLTVPDALRKPGPKRQRAEDALRLVAETHGRDALIEAARFYGDEAVEAIAALKVDPLDLYPEPLPEIPEAFDPARLPQILLRGREQALPASATRHLITMLSFCKPYEPYPGVETVIDLFDPDSLAEFAWALYRADDTPRIWASRGVQYALIRMANDAVADRLAPIVARWPKSLVWEYGGSSALSVFSRLGTDSALRHLHRLSQKAEDQKRIRPGAQGALERIAKERGLTSEQLADRLVPDLGLDAEGGMTLDYGPRAFRVGFDEQLKPYVMDGDGKRRKTLPKPGVKDDGELAPAAHRRFAGLKKEVRTIAAEQIKRLEAAMVAGRAWTPEEFRSIFVDHPLLWHIARRLVWSAEADGTVTHFRVAEDRTLADVEDEAYALPAGARVTLPHPLRLDGAVDAWSRVLADYEILQPFPQLGRTIHTLTDEERKEARLARFEGRTVHFGKILNLTGRGWELGEKETGGFRRQASLKLAEDRHLVIHIEPGIRVIGPEEFPDQEIRTVALDKRSYGIGDAPFGDLDPTLASEVLAELTRLTEGSTT, encoded by the coding sequence ATGTCCGACATCTCCGCCCCCCTCGTCCCGGAAGCCCCCGAAAGCTCCCTGCCCGAGCTGCTCGTGAACCCGCCCTGGGTCCGCTTCCCGCCCGGCCAGGAGCCGCCCGTCCTCAAGCTGAAGGCGCCCAAGGAGCCCACCGCCGTCGCCTGGGCGCCGGGCCAGCGGGAGAAGTGGCTCGACGCCCCGTACGAGAGGAACTACTGGGAGCGCCTTCCCGAGGACACCGACTGGGAGGAGGCGGCCGGGACCTTCTCCAGCGGACGCGCGCTGACGGAGCTCCAGGTGGCCGAACGCCGGCCCCTCATCGTCGGACTGATCATGCAGGCCCCCCTCCACCTGGGCGAGGCGCTGCTGGCCGACGAACGGTACCGGGCCGACTTCGGCGACTGGAGGATGGGCTATGTGCTGATGGGCGCCGTGGCCCGCCACGGCCTGGCCGCGTACCCGGCCGCGATGCACCGGGCCGGGAACGAGCGGGTCTTCAGCGGGCTCGAACCGTTCGTGGACACCGACGTCGCCCAGCTGATGATCAAGCACTTCGGCGTCTACCCGAACCGCGACCGGGCCGCGGACTGGTTCAGGCAGCACGGGACGGCCGCCGCGCGGCTGACCGTCCCCGACGCCCTGCGCAAGCCCGGCCCCAAGCGGCAGCGCGCCGAGGACGCCCTCCGCCTGGTCGCCGAGACGCACGGCCGCGACGCCCTCATCGAGGCGGCGCGCTTCTACGGCGACGAGGCGGTCGAGGCGATCGCCGCCCTCAAGGTCGATCCGCTGGACCTCTACCCCGAACCGCTCCCCGAGATCCCCGAGGCGTTCGACCCCGCCCGGCTGCCCCAGATCCTGCTGCGCGGACGCGAACAGGCCCTGCCCGCGTCCGCGACCCGGCACCTCATCACCATGCTGTCCTTCTGCAAGCCGTACGAGCCGTACCCGGGCGTCGAGACGGTCATCGACCTGTTCGACCCCGACTCGCTCGCCGAGTTCGCCTGGGCGCTGTACCGGGCCGACGACACGCCCAGGATCTGGGCGTCCCGCGGCGTCCAGTACGCGCTGATCCGCATGGCGAACGACGCGGTCGCCGACCGGCTCGCCCCGATCGTCGCCCGCTGGCCCAAGTCGCTGGTCTGGGAGTACGGCGGCTCCAGCGCCCTGAGCGTGTTCAGCCGCCTGGGGACCGACTCGGCCCTGCGCCACCTGCACCGGCTCTCGCAGAAGGCGGAGGACCAGAAGCGCATCCGGCCCGGGGCTCAGGGGGCCCTGGAACGCATCGCCAAGGAGCGCGGGCTGACGTCCGAGCAGCTCGCCGACCGGCTCGTCCCCGACCTCGGCCTGGACGCCGAGGGCGGGATGACGCTCGACTACGGCCCGCGCGCCTTCCGCGTCGGCTTCGACGAGCAGCTCAAGCCCTACGTCATGGACGGCGACGGCAAGCGCCGCAAGACCCTGCCGAAACCGGGCGTCAAGGACGACGGCGAGCTGGCCCCCGCCGCCCACCGGCGCTTCGCCGGCCTCAAGAAGGAGGTCAGGACGATCGCGGCCGAGCAGATCAAGCGGCTGGAGGCGGCGATGGTCGCCGGGCGCGCCTGGACGCCGGAGGAGTTCCGGTCGATCTTCGTCGACCACCCGCTGCTCTGGCACATCGCCCGCCGCCTGGTCTGGAGCGCCGAGGCGGACGGGACGGTCACGCACTTCCGCGTCGCCGAGGACCGCACCCTCGCCGACGTCGAGGACGAGGCGTACGCGCTCCCCGCCGGCGCCCGGGTCACCCTCCCCCACCCGCTGCGCCTGGACGGCGCCGTGGACGCCTGGTCGCGGGTCCTCGCCGACTACGAGATCCTCCAGCCGTTCCCGCAGCTGGGCCGGACGATCCACACCCTCACCGACGAGGAGCGCAAGGAGGCCCGCCTCGCCCGCTTCGAGGGCCGCACCGTCCACTTCGGCAAGATCCTCAACCTGACCGGCCGGGGCTGGGAGCTGGGCGAGAAGGAGACCGGGGGCTTCCGCCGCCAGGCGTCCCTCAAGCTCGCCGAGGACCGCCACCTGGTGATCCACATCGAGCCCGGGATCCGGGTGATCGGCCCCGAGGAGTTCCCCGACCAGGAGATCCGTACCGTCGCCCTGGACAAGCGCTCCTACGGCATCGGCGACGCCCCGTTCGGCGACCTCGACCCCACGCTCGCGTCGGAGGTCCTCGCCGAGCTGACCAGGCTGACCGAGGGCTCCACCACCTGA
- a CDS encoding DUF4132 domain-containing protein, which yields MIEDAPADALPPILVDPPWEQEARKPKPARAPEPEPRLVPGLTPPDERIVAWLPGERAQWEKVSVYNSVRGEWEQAVQSYRDGTGVQYEPTQAGMFAKAPVELVRPLLAEWRPRYPRYIWKYLRPVVARFESDARGVVVHCAGVAPAADAQALLPFLDAEVAVLMADWLFRLKSARKVAAAWFGRHGLAAVPFLVPDALGKSRPARKKAVAALWFVAGEHGADAVAEAARAHGDEAAGAVAEVLRGEPPVTGAAKKPAGDAQRPPKLSWLDAAELPRLVLKECGRAVPPAAARNVVSLLSLSGARPHPGLAPVVEGCTPGSLAEFSWAVFEAWRAAGEPSRSGWVLHQLGWLGDDETVRRLTPIIRVWPGKSGHAKAVQGLNVLTSIGTDVALIHLNAIARKVKFTGLRHQARLAIAQAAKDRGLSSEQLADRLVPGLGLDAEGGMTLDYGPRAFRVGFDEQLKPYVMDGDGKRRKALPKPGVKDDGELAPAAYRRFADLKKDVRTIAAEQIERLETAMVTGRRWTSQEFRAFFVDHPLIWHIARRVVWLAGERPFRIAEDRTFADADDEPFTLRDTDEVGIAHPLLLGEALEAWGTVFADYEILQPFPQLGRTIHTLTDEERKEARLARFEGRTVPVGKVLGLTRHGWERGAPQDGGVEHEITLRVGPDRWIVVDLTPGIAVGAVDIFPEQTLAQVMIGTTSSTYGSKKDGPVFGDLDPVVASEVLSTLTHLTGN from the coding sequence ATGATCGAGGACGCTCCCGCCGACGCGCTCCCGCCGATTCTCGTCGATCCGCCGTGGGAGCAGGAGGCGCGCAAGCCCAAGCCCGCCAGGGCCCCGGAGCCCGAGCCCAGGCTCGTCCCCGGCCTGACGCCCCCGGACGAACGGATCGTCGCCTGGCTGCCCGGGGAGCGCGCGCAGTGGGAGAAGGTCTCGGTCTACAACTCCGTTCGCGGCGAGTGGGAGCAGGCCGTCCAGAGCTACCGCGACGGGACCGGCGTCCAGTACGAGCCGACGCAGGCCGGCATGTTCGCCAAGGCCCCCGTGGAGCTGGTCCGCCCGCTGCTGGCCGAGTGGCGCCCGCGGTACCCCAGGTACATCTGGAAGTACCTCAGGCCGGTGGTGGCACGGTTCGAGTCGGACGCCCGCGGCGTCGTCGTGCACTGCGCCGGGGTCGCCCCGGCCGCCGACGCGCAGGCGCTCCTTCCCTTCCTGGACGCCGAGGTGGCGGTGCTCATGGCCGACTGGCTGTTCCGCCTGAAGTCGGCGCGGAAGGTCGCCGCCGCCTGGTTCGGCAGGCATGGCCTTGCGGCCGTGCCTTTCCTGGTCCCCGACGCGCTGGGCAAGAGCCGCCCGGCCCGTAAGAAGGCCGTGGCGGCGCTGTGGTTCGTGGCGGGCGAGCACGGCGCGGACGCCGTCGCCGAGGCCGCCCGCGCGCACGGCGACGAGGCCGCCGGGGCCGTGGCCGAGGTGCTGCGCGGCGAGCCGCCGGTCACCGGCGCCGCCAAGAAGCCGGCCGGCGACGCCCAGCGTCCCCCCAAGCTCTCGTGGCTGGACGCGGCCGAACTGCCCCGGCTCGTCCTGAAGGAGTGCGGACGCGCCGTGCCGCCCGCCGCGGCCCGCAACGTCGTGTCCCTGCTCTCGCTCTCCGGCGCCAGGCCGCATCCCGGTCTGGCGCCGGTCGTCGAGGGGTGCACGCCGGGCTCCCTCGCGGAGTTCTCCTGGGCGGTCTTCGAGGCGTGGCGGGCGGCGGGCGAGCCGTCGCGCAGCGGGTGGGTGCTGCACCAGCTCGGATGGCTGGGCGACGACGAGACCGTACGGCGGCTCACCCCGATCATCCGGGTCTGGCCGGGCAAGTCGGGCCATGCCAAGGCGGTCCAGGGCCTGAACGTGCTGACCTCGATCGGCACCGACGTGGCACTGATCCATCTCAACGCCATCGCCCGGAAGGTGAAGTTCACCGGCCTCCGGCACCAGGCACGGCTCGCGATCGCCCAGGCCGCCAAGGACCGCGGGCTCAGCTCCGAGCAGCTCGCCGACCGGCTCGTCCCCGGCCTCGGCCTGGACGCCGAGGGCGGGATGACGCTCGACTACGGCCCGCGCGCCTTCCGCGTCGGCTTCGACGAGCAGCTCAAGCCCTACGTCATGGACGGCGACGGCAAGCGCCGCAAGGCGCTGCCCAAGCCCGGCGTGAAGGACGACGGCGAGCTGGCCCCCGCCGCGTACCGCCGGTTCGCCGACCTCAAGAAGGACGTGCGGACGATCGCGGCGGAGCAGATCGAGCGCCTGGAGACCGCCATGGTGACCGGGCGCCGCTGGACGTCGCAGGAGTTCCGGGCCTTCTTCGTCGACCACCCGCTGATCTGGCACATCGCCCGCCGGGTGGTCTGGCTGGCCGGTGAGCGGCCGTTCCGGATCGCCGAGGACCGCACCTTCGCCGACGCCGACGACGAGCCGTTCACCCTGCGGGACACCGACGAGGTGGGCATCGCGCACCCGCTGCTCCTGGGCGAGGCGCTGGAGGCGTGGGGGACGGTCTTCGCCGACTACGAGATCCTCCAGCCGTTCCCGCAGCTCGGCCGCACGATCCACACGCTCACCGACGAGGAGCGCAAGGAGGCCCGGCTCGCCCGGTTCGAGGGACGCACCGTCCCCGTCGGCAAGGTCCTCGGGCTCACCCGGCACGGCTGGGAGCGGGGAGCCCCCCAGGACGGCGGCGTCGAGCACGAGATCACCCTGCGCGTCGGACCGGACCGGTGGATCGTGGTCGACCTCACTCCGGGCATCGCGGTCGGCGCGGTCGACATCTTCCCCGAGCAGACGCTCGCTCAGGTCATGATCGGAACCACTTCCTCAACTTACGGGTCCAAGAAGGACGGTCCGGTCTTCGGGGACCTCGATCCCGTGGTCGCCTCCGAAGTCCTCTCCACTCTGACCCACCTCACCGGAAACTAG
- the coaA gene encoding type I pantothenate kinase: MMSGWDSVPSPYVELTRDAWRALRENTPLPLTPGELDALRGLRDPIDITEVEEVYLPLSRLLNLFFLADGGLRDTIGAFLGEPVQPTPFIIGVAGSVAVGKSTTSRLLRTLLARWPEHPSVELVTTDSFLYPNAVLSERGIMDRKGFPESYDRRALVRFVSAIKAGAGEHTIPVYSHLEYDIVPGATQTVRRPDILIVEGLNVLQAPPAGQLGVSDFFDFSIYVDARVEDIRQWYVDRLFALRRTAFTDPRSYFHRYSQLDEDEAAAFAQRVWRDVNEINLVSNILPSRARATLVLHKGRDHAIQRVRLRRI; encoded by the coding sequence ATGATGAGCGGATGGGACAGCGTGCCTAGCCCCTACGTGGAACTCACGCGCGACGCCTGGCGTGCCCTGCGCGAGAACACCCCGCTGCCCCTGACCCCCGGCGAGCTGGACGCGCTGCGCGGTCTGCGCGACCCGATCGACATCACCGAGGTCGAGGAGGTCTACCTGCCCCTGTCGCGGCTGCTCAACCTCTTCTTCCTGGCCGACGGCGGGCTGCGGGACACCATCGGCGCGTTCCTCGGCGAGCCGGTGCAGCCCACCCCGTTCATCATCGGGGTCGCGGGCAGCGTCGCGGTCGGCAAGTCCACCACGTCCCGGCTGCTGCGCACGCTGCTGGCCCGCTGGCCCGAGCATCCCAGCGTGGAGCTGGTCACCACCGACAGCTTCCTGTACCCCAACGCGGTGCTGTCCGAGCGCGGGATCATGGACCGCAAGGGCTTCCCCGAGTCCTACGACCGGCGCGCGCTGGTCCGCTTCGTGTCGGCGATCAAGGCGGGCGCCGGAGAGCACACGATCCCGGTCTACTCCCACCTGGAGTACGACATCGTCCCCGGCGCGACCCAGACCGTCCGGCGCCCCGACATCCTCATCGTGGAGGGCCTGAACGTGCTCCAGGCCCCGCCGGCCGGGCAGCTCGGCGTTTCGGACTTCTTCGACTTCTCCATCTACGTGGACGCCCGGGTGGAGGACATCCGGCAGTGGTACGTGGACCGGCTGTTCGCGCTGCGCCGCACCGCGTTCACCGACCCCCGCTCCTACTTCCACCGCTATTCGCAGCTAGACGAGGACGAGGCGGCGGCGTTCGCGCAGCGGGTGTGGCGGGACGTCAACGAGATCAACCTGGTGTCCAACATCCTGCCGTCCCGCGCCCGCGCCACCCTCGTCCTGCACAAGGGCCGCGACCACGCCATCCAGCGGGTCCGGCTGCGCCGCATCTGA